The genomic stretch ATCGTTCGACCATTCCGGTGGGGGTCATACTCTCTGCACTCGACCCTGACCGCTCGGGCGGTCCTGGGAGGGGGTGCACATCAGCACATTCCAGGATGTAAGAGGGCGGAAGGACAGCCGCGCATGCAGGGCACGGTCGACGGATTCAGCTACGGCCTCGTCACACCGCTGGTGGCCTACCTCATGGCCTGCCTCGGTGGCGCCCTCGGCCTGCGCTGCACCACCAGAGCCATGCTCGTCACCCGCTCCTGGCGCCCCGGCTGGCTGGCCCTCGGCTCGGCGGTCATCGGTTCCGGCATATGGACCATGCACTTCGTCGCGATGATGGGGTTCACCGTCGAGGGGACCCCGATCCACTACGACAAGCCGATGACGTTCGCGAGCCTCGCCGTCGCCGTCGTCATGGTCGGCGTCGGGATCTTCATAGTCGGCTACAAGGGCGCCCGCGGCACGGCCCTGTTCACCGGCGGCACCATCACCGGGCTCGGCATAGCCTCCATGCACTACCTGGGCATGGCCGGCCTTCAGCTCGACGGCAAGCTGGAGTACAACACGCTCACCGTCGCCGCGTCCGTCGCCATAGCGATGGCCGCGGCCACCGCCGCCCTGTGGGCCGCCGGACAGGTCCGGGGCTTCGTGTGGAGCGTGGGCGCGAGCCTCGTCATGGGCCTGGCCGTGA from Streptomyces davaonensis JCM 4913 encodes the following:
- a CDS encoding MHYT domain-containing protein translates to MQGTVDGFSYGLVTPLVAYLMACLGGALGLRCTTRAMLVTRSWRPGWLALGSAVIGSGIWTMHFVAMMGFTVEGTPIHYDKPMTFASLAVAVVMVGVGIFIVGYKGARGTALFTGGTITGLGIASMHYLGMAGLQLDGKLEYNTLTVAASVAIAMAAATAALWAAGQVRGFVWSVGASLVMGLAVSGMHYTGMAALSVHLHNAQSTATGDSPAAVLAPMMIGPLAFLLLAGVVVMFDPLMVMGKPDPAVVDDDKPGVPAHSSPAHTARHPRLRTRRTVGERRSRTPQNR